CTCATTTGATTGGGATATCGTGAAGGTTACATAGCTTATTACTGTAGGCATGATAAAACTAGCTGGATCACCATCCCAAATTGAATAAGAACTTTTTCGAGGGAAAGCCATCATGACGGATTGTGCGTGGGTGTGTGGGTAGGGGGTGGGGTGTTCCTAGGAAAGGAATCAAAAAATACATtgctaagggcatctccaacgctagCCCCTAAACGCACACTGTAAATGGCAAAGCTACGTACTTAAGTTTTCTTGAATATATATACGAGCTGGCTTTTTATCAGTTAAGTAAAAAGAAGAGTAGCACAACTCGAAAGAAACTCGAATAAAGCGGCCGATCAACATAATCTCTCAACCAAAAGTAAAAGTAAAATTACACTTCTCTAAACTTTACGTCGTGATCCTCTCAATAACATGATCGACTTTTCTTTATGCCCTTCATAATTGTTTTTTACATCAGATCGACAAAACCCATACTAGTTCGATAACATGAAAGAGTGTGAAAAATTGCAAGAAGTGATAATCTAAAACCTTCGGATGTCCTTAACATACTCCTCACAGGATAGGATGCTTGACTAGTTAATTATTTGAGAAGAAACAGAAAGCCTGAGATGAGTAAATAGGCGAAGCATGACCAAACCAAACTTGGCTAGAGATCCGGAGGGAAAAGCCACATAGGAGGACATTGGTTGCCACCCAACACGTAGTACCCCACCGACATGATCCCCGCGTCGGTGTTGTCAACACTTTCACCTTGCTTGTAATACGCATGGCAACCATCACTGTTTGAGCTCGTCAAGAATTCCTTGGCATCATGGGGCAAATATTCTTTTCGTGGATAGCATCGATGATGGGAGTAATAGATGTGGTTTCTTCGTGGACTGCAAGGCTCCCCTATCGACATGTCCATTGCCTTGGAGAACGACGGCCCTAAGAACAAGGCATGGTCCACTAGCCTTTTCACAGGTTCCCATTTGTACTTGCCATCTCCGACATCAACTAGCTCGAGACAAAAGAAAATAGGCATTGTATTGTTGCATGACCACCACCATGACCCCCTCGTCTTCCTCACCACTATCATGATCTTGCCACTTAGCTCAACAATGTACGCGGCACGCTCGTCTGGATCGCCATTGTCCTCCAAGTACCCCGGGTCATGTATAATCAACCATTGGGGATCTCCACTGCGCACACCATGTTTGGTTAAGCCAATCTTGAACCTAACGATGGCCATTGTTTTTGACATGAGGCAATAAAGATAGCCGTTGCAGAAGGCAATATCTGTGACTGTCTGCCCAGGAAATATACTTGGCAACCATGCAGACTCGGAGCGGCCAAGTCCGCAGATCGCGACTTCAGAACTGGCGATGATGGCAGCGAGGATACAACCTCTTGAGGTGGGCCGCCCGGAGAATATTACCTTGAGAGGAACAAACGGGTCGTCGGCGTGTGGACGTAACCGGGTGATACTCCTTTGCTTCGCTGAGAGGGCCACCTCGGCACCAGAGAAAAGGTTGATGATCCTCAGCGGGGCTTCAGAGACGGCGACCCATCCGCCGTCATAGCAGCCGACAATGCACCCGCCGACAACCTCGCTTGGAAACCGGAAGCGCGGCAGGATGGTGCCGTCCTCGAGGCAGTACGCATGCTTCGCCCTGTCGTTGCTTGCCGGATCAAGGATCAGCCACGGGAGCACACGACGCGGTGGCTGCATCTGTGCAATGGCGCGCCATGACGTGCACACGGCGGCGAAGCGCACACGGTTGTCCGCGGAGGCGATCCTGGAGTAGACAAGGGTGAGGATATCGTCGGGGAGCATGGACCACCTCCTCTCCGCCCCGGCCTCGATGCTAATAATGCCGTCGTGGCAGGCCGCTGGCGTGTGCGTCGGCTCCTCCCCCATCTTTGTGGCCGACTGCGTGCGCCTGCACGATCGCAATTATAGATCGATCGATGACACACCACCTAAGGCACGAAGACGATTGGGACTCGGGGTGCA
The Aegilops tauschii subsp. strangulata cultivar AL8/78 chromosome 3, Aet v6.0, whole genome shotgun sequence genome window above contains:
- the LOC109752898 gene encoding putative F-box protein At4g22660, translating into MGEEPTHTPAACHDGIISIEAGAERRWSMLPDDILTLVYSRIASADNRVRFAAVCTSWRAIAQMQPPRRVLPWLILDPASNDRAKHAYCLEDGTILPRFRFPSEVVGGCIVGCYDGGWVAVSEAPLRIINLFSGAEVALSAKQRSITRLRPHADDPFVPLKVIFSGRPTSRGCILAAIIASSEVAICGLGRSESAWLPSIFPGQTVTDIAFCNGYLYCLMSKTMAIVRFKIGLTKHGVRSGDPQWLIIHDPGYLEDNGDPDERAAYIVELSGKIMIVVRKTRGSWWWSCNNTMPIFFCLELVDVGDGKYKWEPVKRLVDHALFLGPSFSKAMDMSIGEPCSPRRNHIYYSHHRCYPRKEYLPHDAKEFLTSSNSDGCHAYYKQGESVDNTDAGIMSVGYYVLGGNQCPPMWLFPPDL